TAAAAAAATTTGAGGTTGAGATCCGAAATGAGAATGAGATCTGGTTAAAACTCTAACATGCCCTCCGTAACCCCTCTTCAGAGAGAAGCGATCGAATTTCTGGGTGACTCGGGAATCATCGCAGCCCCGGGCTCCGGCAAAACCTTCGTCCTGGTTCAGAAACTGGCCTGGCTCGTCTCCACACATAAGGTCCCGTTGAGTCGGATCCTCCTCGTGACCTTTTCAGAAAAGGCCGCCTTGGAGCTTCGAACAAGGATTAACGCCCCTTCTCTATCTGTCGGAACGATCCATGCGACACTCGCCCTGTTGCTTAGAGACAATGGAAAAGTCTTAGATCTGAACCCTGATTTCAAAATCCTCGAGGAGACGCTCGCGGGTCTCCAAAAATTAAGGATTGTCGAAGAGTTGCTGACAAGGTCATTAAAAGAAAAAAACGAGGAAACGCTGCGGTTTGTCAATCATTTCGGTTACCATCGATCGATCCGCCTCGCGACGGAACTTCTTTCAAAACAGGTCGAAGAGGATCACCCTTACAGATGGATTATTGCGAACCTTCGATCGGCTTATCAGGAGAAAAAAAGAGCCGGCTCCTATCTTGATTTCGATGATCTGGAGACTTATGGCCTCGCCCTGCTTCGGCAAAAAGAGATCCAAAAAAAAATTCAAAACGAATTTCAGTGGATCTTTGTTGATGAGTTTCAGGACACAAGCCCGATCCAATGGGAAATTATTAAGTCTCTCCATGAACCCGGGCTGAATCACCTCGTCATCGTCGGAGACCCTCGTCAATCAATCTATCGGTTCCGCGGTGCGCGCCCTGAACTCTTTTGGAAGGCGATCAAGCGGATCGAGGCCTCCAATGGAAGAATTTTCCACCTCGACGAAAATTTCCGCTCCACACCAGCAATCATTGATTTCGTCAATCGATTGGCACCGACGCTCTTTCCTGATTTTCCACGCCCGATGTTTGCCAAACGCCCTTCTCAAAACTCTCAGGTAATTCATCGAATCCCCTTGAAACAGGAGTCACTGGAACAACAAAGAATCGAGGAGGCAGGTCAAATAGCAACGACCCTCAAGCTTTTTCACAATCAGGGGATCGACTGGAACCAGATCGCGCTCCTTTTTCGGACACGTCGCGCGATGCCCCAGTTTGAAAAAGTCTTCCGTGTCGAGGGAATCCCATTCCAATCCGCCAGTGGAGAACCGCTTCTCGAAAACGCTGAGGTGATTTTAGTCAGCCTTTTCCTGAAAAGGCTTCTCGAACCGAAGGATAAACTCGCCAATCTGGCGTTGTCTTACTCTCCACTGAAAGATCTCACCATTTCAGCACCAAAAGAAGAACGATTGGAAGATTGGATTCAAAAATTTTTTGAGAAAATCCCTGCTTCGAAAAATATCGAGACCTTTTGTGAACTGATTCTCAAACTCCTGAAGGCAGAGCCCTCGACCCATTTGGGAGAACTTCTGAAGACGCTACAGACC
The window above is part of the Deltaproteobacteria bacterium genome. Proteins encoded here:
- a CDS encoding ATP-dependent helicase; amino-acid sequence: MPSVTPLQREAIEFLGDSGIIAAPGSGKTFVLVQKLAWLVSTHKVPLSRILLVTFSEKAALELRTRINAPSLSVGTIHATLALLLRDNGKVLDLNPDFKILEETLAGLQKLRIVEELLTRSLKEKNEETLRFVNHFGYHRSIRLATELLSKQVEEDHPYRWIIANLRSAYQEKKRAGSYLDFDDLETYGLALLRQKEIQKKIQNEFQWIFVDEFQDTSPIQWEIIKSLHEPGLNHLVIVGDPRQSIYRFRGARPELFWKAIKRIEASNGRIFHLDENFRSTPAIIDFVNRLAPTLFPDFPRPMFAKRPSQNSQVIHRIPLKQESLEQQRIEEAGQIATTLKLFHNQGIDWNQIALLFRTRRAMPQFEKVFRVEGIPFQSASGEPLLENAEVILVSLFLKRLLEPKDKLANLALSYSPLKDLTISAPKEERLEDWIQKFFEKIPASKNIETFCELILKLLKAEPSTHLGELLKTLQTLRNEEARIPCPAPDTNEPGVRLLTVHGAKGLEFPVVVLCDLAGRPSTARPPYLEHPELGIIFKEKETEAAGLKNKLKKTELFEELEEKERRAEEEESKRLLYVAMTRAKDKLILPLVDSNKTKGNLKTWSGLLKSLG